One Glycine soja cultivar W05 chromosome 2, ASM419377v2, whole genome shotgun sequence genomic region harbors:
- the LOC114392743 gene encoding guanylate kinase 2-like encodes MGEAPTFIPQDLQNGTCNGFELKSGTFETDTIVGNKKYVIGGTYGETFSVKDQILDNNGLGEWVDLIQLGTKPISCNGHSAVLLKDRILILKKNAKPDDCIWFLEVDTPYVRQQKKILGIDVVAWSKGVIGNAEKPVVISGPSGVGKGTLISMLMTEFPSMFGFSVSHTTRAARGMEKDGVHYHFTEKNVMEKEIKDGKFLEFASVHGNLYGTSVEAVEMVSDAGKRCILDIDVQGARSVRASSLEAMFIFICPPSMEELEKRLRDRGTETEEQVLKRLRNAQAEIEQGKSSGIFDHILYNGKLEECYENLKKLLGLDGYVTPPKSAPKKMNLPRDHSVSKIDDKIIIGCISSGLEKESKNLIMLDVSSLKGGAPGRTRGLDFQVIDSFSDGFNGNEPF; translated from the exons ATG GGAGAAGCACCTACATTCATACCTCAAGACCTGCAGAATGGAACATGCAATGGGTTTGAATTAAAAAGTGGGACTTTTGAAACTGATACTATTGTTGGCAATAAAAAG TATGTCATTGGTGGAACCTATGGTGAAACCTTTTCGGTTAAAGATCAAATTCTTGACAACAATGGTCTCGGGGAATG GGTTGATCTCATTCAGCTAGGTACCAAACCCATTTCATGCAATGGCCACTCAGCCGTGCTTTTGAAAGACCGAATACTAATTCTTAAGAAAAATGCCAAGCCAGATGATTGTATATGGTTTCTGGAG GTGGACACTCCATATGTCAGGCAGCAGAAAAAAATTTTGGGGATTGATGTTGTTGCATGGAGTAAGGGTGTGATAGGAAATGCTGAGAAACCTGTTGTTATCAGTGGTCCTTCTGGAGTAGGTAAAGGAACATTGATATCTATGCTGATGACGGAATTCCCCTCTATGTTTGGTTTCTCTGTGAGCCACACAACCCGTGCTGCAAGAGGCATGGAGAAAGATGGGGTCCATTACCATTTTACAGAGAAGAATGTTATggagaaagaaattaaagatggaAAGTTTCTGGAGTTTGCTTCTGTCCATGGTAATTTATACGGGACCAGTGTTGAGGCTGTGGAGATGGTATCAGATGCAGGGAAA AGATGTATTCTTGATATTGATGTTCAAGGAGCAAGATCTGTGAGGGCTAGTTCTCTAGAAGCCATGTTCATCTTTATCTGCCCCCCATCAATGGAAGAGCTGGAGAAACGTCTTCGTGACCG AGGGACAGAGACAGAAGAACAGGTCCTAAAGCGGTTACGAAATGCTCAGGCTGAGATTGAGCAAGGGAAGTCATCAGGCATATTTGATCACATCTTATATAATGGCAAACTTGAAGAGTGTTACGAGAATCTGAAG AAATTATTGGGACTTGATGGATATGTCACTCCTCCCAAGTCAG CACCAAAAAAGATGAATCTCCCAAGGGATCATTCAGTGTCAAAAATTGATGACAAAATCATCATAGGCTGCATCTCTTCAGGACTAGAAAAGGAATCAAAGAACTT GATCATGTTAGATGTCTCCTCACTTAAAGGGGGCGCGCCCGGACGGACAAGAGGGCTAGATTTTCAAGTCATTGACTCGTTTTCAGATGGCTTCAATGGCAATGAACCATTTTGA